The window GATGAGATCACGGGCATCGGGTTTGATGAGCAATTGACCCTGACCGGAGCCGCCGGCCAATACGCTGCAGATTTTGTCATTCTGGCGACCGGTTCGCCGCGCACCGCGCCGCGCATCCCAGGTCTGAGCGAGCACGAAGGCAAGGGTGTCAGCTATTGCGCGGTTTGCGATGCCTTTTTCCACCGCGGCAAGCCGGTAGCCGTTTTGGGCGAAGGCGAATATGCCCTGCATGAAGTCAACACCCTGCTTCCGGTGGTGCGTTCGGTCACGTTGGTGACTGATGGCAAAACGCCCTCCATCCAGGTTCCGGAATCGGTCCGACTGGACACCCGCGAAATCGCCGCCATCGAAAGCGATGACAGCGGCCTGCGCATCCGTTTCACCTCGGGCGGAATCCTGTCGGTCAGCGGTATTTTTGTCGCCTATGGTGTAGCGGGCAGCGCCGAACTGGCCCGCAAAGTCGGTGCCTTGACCGAAGGCAACCGCATTTTAGTCGACCCCACTATGGCCACCAATATTCCGGGGCTGTATGCTGCCGGCGACTGCACCGGCGGCATGCTGCAAGTCGCCAAGGCCGTCTATGAAGGCGCACTGGCGGGCACAGCGGTCGTCAAAGCCGCACGTGGAAAATAAAAAAGCGCGGAGCCAACCAAGCTCCGCGCCTTTTTTATGTTTCAGCCTGTGTACGCAGCAGACCAAACCCGGCAGCAAGCCGGTGAAAAATCGCTGCAAATACCAAACCAAAGGTCACGCCCAGAACCGTGTCGACGATACGCAGAATCACGGCCCCTTGCAGACCATAAATACCCGTCCCCAGCATCAGGGCGCCAAAACAGTTCATGGCTGTTTTATATTGATAATCGGTGCAAAATCCCAAACACAATCCACCTAATGGCCCCATCAACGAATGCAGCGCCTCCGGGGTCACCAGATACAGCACAAAAAACGCACAGGAGCCTGCCACCGCCCCCACGATTCGCTGCCAGAAGCGGACGATCGTATGACCGGAGTAAGGATATTCCGACAGCAGCGAAGCGCAGGCAAATCCCATCCACATAAACCGTTCCACCTGGAGCACCTGCCCAGCCGTCAACACCAGACTCACGCCCAGTGCCATCCGAAATTGCCACAGATGTACCGGGGTGGAAAGATCAAACTTTCGCACCACGTGATGAAACCGCGTGGTTTGGTGCTGTTTGCGGTGCTTGGCAAACAGGATGGCGTCGCAAATCACATATCCTGCCAGCGCCATGAGCCCGCGGCGGACGAGCGCCTCCCCAACGACCGGGTTACCCGTCAGATACACATAAGCAAAGCTATATAAGCCGCCGTTCCCCATTTCGGGCCGCTGTGTAGTCATGTAGAGCAAAGCAAAAAACGCTGCAAAGTGCAAGGGAATCAAAAAAACAGACGGGAGCACGGCCGCTGCACTGGGCGCCAGGACCAGAATCCCCAACACCGCCGCCAGGGTAAGTAGCGAGTCGCCGATGCAGTATTCAAAATTGACAAAACGGATGCCCAGCATCATGCAGAACAAAGCCACCGCCAGCGGGGTGTTGTCGGCGCCAAACAGACCCGACAGCAGACTGATAAACACAATGGCAAACCCTACGATCAGCGCCGAGCGCACCGCCATGGCAACCCAGTAATATGCTTTCTCCTGCCTTGTGCTGCAAGCGACGATCTGCCGCTTCAAGATGGCGGGGTCCATCTGCAACGCATCATAAAACTTCACGGGTCTTTTCCTGTCCTTTCTCCAGATGTGTGGCCAGTTTATCCGCATAATGCAGAAAGGCTTCAAAATCTTCGCTCGAACTGCGCCAAAGATCATAAAAGGGCTGTAAAATGCTCTCATAGCCTTTTTTCAGCTCGGCAAGGCCGGTTTCTGTGATAAACAGCTGATAACTCCGTTCGTCCACGGTTTGACGCTGCTTGCGGATGCAGTTCTTTTCATACAATGTTTTTAAGCAGCGGCTTACCGCTTCTTTTTTCATACCGCTGCCCTGACTGAGTAAAATCGGGGTGTTCTGTTCCGGTTGCAGATATAGCCGGGCCAAGAGTTCGCATTCGCTGGCGGTCAGTACAGATTTGCGCATCGGCAGCAGAGAGCGCATGACCTTTTGCACCTGCTGCTGATAATGCATCATATCTGTCCATTCCATGGTTTGAAGATTCCTCCCATCATATAGTTAACTTTGTTAAGTATATGATAAAAATTGTCCTTTGTCAAGCGCGACCAGAAACATGGGCAAAATATTGTGAAACCGTCCGATTGCTGTTACAATGAGGGATAAGACAGCCCATACGTGAAAAAGATTGGAGGTGCCCCATGGAGTATCAAATTATGATCGTGGAAGATGACCCGGATATTGCCGAGCTGCTCTCCCTGCACTTGCAGAAATTTGGATTCTCGACCCACTGCTGCCAGGATTTTTCCAATGTATTCAAAGAGTTTGAGGAAATCGCTCCGCATTTGGTGCTGTTGGACATCAATCTTCCGGCATATGATGGATTTTACTGGTGCGGGAAGCTGCGCGCCAAAAGCCCCTGCCCGATTATCTTCCTGTCCTCCCGCAATGCGGATTCCGATCAGGTATATGCCATGATGAACGGCGGGGATGATTTTGTGACCAAACCCTTTTCACTGGATGTCATCACCGCCAAAATCACAGCCTTGCTCCGCCGCACCTATGGAGAATATGCAGTCTCCTATTCCAAGCAGCTGCAATGCGGGGACTGCACGTTTTCTCAAAACCGGCTGACGCTTGCCTGCAACGGCAAAGAGGTCGAGTTGTCCAAAACCGAAGCCGGGGTTCTGCGCGTCATTTTTGAAAAATATCCCGATGTTGCATCCCGTGAGGAACTTCTCAGCGAAATCTGGGACGACGAAACCTTTGTGGAAGAAAACACGCTCAATGTAACGATCAGTAGGATACGCCGCCGTCTAGAACAGGTTGGCTCCCGCCTCGTCGTCAAATCGGTGCGCGGTGTCGGATATCGGATTGGAGAGCTGGGCCATGAACGATAAGAAAATCGGAAAACATCTCCGGCTTTTTCTGGCCGATCATCTGTGGATGATTTTGCTGTTTCTGGCTGCTCCGGTTGCGCTGCCTGTTTTCTATCTGGTGGTTGTCGAACCATCCGCCAAGCCCGCAGCGCTATATTATTGTTTTCTTGCTTTGTTTGTGCTGCTCTGCTTTCTTCTTTACCGGCTTTATGCCA of the Intestinibacillus sp. Marseille-P6563 genome contains:
- a CDS encoding NAD(P)/FAD-dependent oxidoreductase, which codes for MSNVIIVGGGPAGISAALYTVRAGLDTTIIYNGVGALAKAHAIENYYGFALPVSGEALAMSGLEQARRLGARIIQDEITGIGFDEQLTLTGAAGQYAADFVILATGSPRTAPRIPGLSEHEGKGVSYCAVCDAFFHRGKPVAVLGEGEYALHEVNTLLPVVRSVTLVTDGKTPSIQVPESVRLDTREIAAIESDDSGLRIRFTSGGILSVSGIFVAYGVAGSAELARKVGALTEGNRILVDPTMATNIPGLYAAGDCTGGMLQVAKAVYEGALAGTAVVKAARGK
- a CDS encoding FUSC family protein, whose product is MKFYDALQMDPAILKRQIVACSTRQEKAYYWVAMAVRSALIVGFAIVFISLLSGLFGADNTPLAVALFCMMLGIRFVNFEYCIGDSLLTLAAVLGILVLAPSAAAVLPSVFLIPLHFAAFFALLYMTTQRPEMGNGGLYSFAYVYLTGNPVVGEALVRRGLMALAGYVICDAILFAKHRKQHQTTRFHHVVRKFDLSTPVHLWQFRMALGVSLVLTAGQVLQVERFMWMGFACASLLSEYPYSGHTIVRFWQRIVGAVAGSCAFFVLYLVTPEALHSLMGPLGGLCLGFCTDYQYKTAMNCFGALMLGTGIYGLQGAVILRIVDTVLGVTFGLVFAAIFHRLAAGFGLLRTQAET
- a CDS encoding MarR family transcriptional regulator, with the translated sequence MEWTDMMHYQQQVQKVMRSLLPMRKSVLTASECELLARLYLQPEQNTPILLSQGSGMKKEAVSRCLKTLYEKNCIRKQRQTVDERSYQLFITETGLAELKKGYESILQPFYDLWRSSSEDFEAFLHYADKLATHLEKGQEKTREVL
- a CDS encoding response regulator transcription factor — translated: MEYQIMIVEDDPDIAELLSLHLQKFGFSTHCCQDFSNVFKEFEEIAPHLVLLDINLPAYDGFYWCGKLRAKSPCPIIFLSSRNADSDQVYAMMNGGDDFVTKPFSLDVITAKITALLRRTYGEYAVSYSKQLQCGDCTFSQNRLTLACNGKEVELSKTEAGVLRVIFEKYPDVASREELLSEIWDDETFVEENTLNVTISRIRRRLEQVGSRLVVKSVRGVGYRIGELGHER